From Terriglobia bacterium, the proteins below share one genomic window:
- a CDS encoding DUF58 domain-containing protein — protein MSTANPQTTLFDDEFMKKLEYLNIISKRLFAGQLRAERRTRRRGTGLEFADYRAYVPGDDFRHLDWKAYLRLNRLILKLFEEEEDLPIYFFVDSSQSMSYGEPAKIDYARRIAAALCYIGLANLDRVNVVSFADGVKSELPPQRGKGRIFKIFRFLTDINAGGQTDARASFKTYCTETRRRGLAVVISDFFDGHGFEGALDILRHFRHDIFVLHIASHEEIDPRLRGELLLVDAESNQTREITVTPSLLAAYKTEYAKHCEAIESYCGKYQLGYVRTVTDYPFEELVLKVFRQGRFLK, from the coding sequence ATGTCCACCGCAAACCCACAAACCACGCTGTTCGATGACGAGTTCATGAAGAAACTCGAATACCTCAATATCATTTCGAAACGGCTGTTCGCCGGCCAGCTCCGCGCGGAGCGGCGCACCCGGCGGCGTGGCACGGGACTGGAGTTTGCGGACTATCGGGCGTATGTGCCGGGCGATGATTTCCGTCATCTCGACTGGAAGGCGTATCTCCGGCTGAACCGCCTTATCCTCAAGCTGTTCGAGGAAGAAGAAGACCTGCCGATCTATTTCTTCGTCGACAGCAGCCAGTCGATGAGCTACGGAGAGCCGGCGAAAATCGATTATGCCCGCCGGATTGCGGCCGCACTCTGTTACATCGGCCTGGCGAATCTGGACCGGGTCAATGTCGTCTCATTTGCGGACGGCGTCAAATCCGAACTGCCGCCGCAGCGCGGCAAGGGACGGATTTTCAAAATTTTCCGCTTCCTGACCGATATCAATGCGGGCGGCCAGACGGACGCGCGCGCGTCGTTCAAGACGTACTGCACGGAAACCCGGAGGCGTGGCCTCGCTGTCGTGATTTCCGACTTTTTCGACGGCCACGGCTTCGAAGGAGCCCTGGATATCCTGCGGCATTTCCGTCACGACATCTTTGTTCTCCACATCGCCAGTCATGAAGAGATCGATCCCAGGCTGCGGGGCGAGCTGCTGCTGGTCGATGCGGAGAGCAATCAGACCCGCGAAATCACGGTCACTCCCTCGCTCCTGGCAGCCTATAAGACGGAGTACGCGAAACATTGCGAGGCCATCGAGTCGTATTGCGGAAAATATCAACTGGGCTACGTTCGCACCGTCACGGACTATCCGTTTGAAGAACTGGTTTTGAAGGTCTTCCGGCAGGGCAGGTTCCTGAAATGA